From the genome of Nicotiana sylvestris chromosome 2, ASM39365v2, whole genome shotgun sequence, one region includes:
- the LOC138886055 gene encoding uncharacterized mitochondrial protein AtMg00860-like, translating into MVDEGIVLGHTISKHGIEVDRAKIEIISKLPPPTSVKGVRSFLGHAGFYRRFIKDFSKIANPMCKLLEKDAKFVFDENCLKAFEELKQRLTMTPIIVTPDWSLPFELMCDTSGVAKCLANVTTKFSTQCTMQVKLSMGHK; encoded by the coding sequence ATGGTTGACGAAGGCATTGTGCTTGGGCACacaatttcaaagcatggtattgaagTCGACCGGGCAAAGATTGAGATTATTTCTAAGCTTCCTCCACCGACCTCCGTGAAAGGTGTTAGAAGTTTTCTAGGGCATGCCGGGTTTTATAGGCGCTTCATCAAGGACTTCTCCAAGATTGCTAACCCCATGTGCAAACTCCTcgaaaaggatgccaagtttgtgtttgatgagaaCTGTCTTAAAGCTTTTGAGGAGTTAAAGCAAAGGCTCACCATGACACCCATTATTGTCACACCCGATTGGTCActtcctttcgagctcatgtgtgacaccAGTGGTGTAGCCAAATGCTTGGCCAACGTCACAACAAAGTTCTCCACCCAGTGTACTATGCAAGTAAAACTCTCAATGGGGCACAAATGA